Proteins found in one Gammaproteobacteria bacterium genomic segment:
- a CDS encoding L,D-transpeptidase family protein produces MRITNLGMVGGLLFTMSALVYADIDIPLLLEPVQTKIHETPLSEKKQEQRNAAEFDGFVDYVLVKKRERKLHLYAEDRLVKSYKIALGKQPKGQKVKEGDSRTPEGLYTLDWRNPNSKFFRSIHVSYPNVLQSRSAKEAGVDPGGAIMIHGQPSDWSERIKLTFSYQDWTEGCIALENQDMIEVWDLVRDGTPIKIDP; encoded by the coding sequence ATGCGAATAACAAATTTAGGGATGGTCGGCGGGTTACTATTTACAATGTCAGCATTGGTCTATGCAGATATTGATATACCTTTGTTGTTGGAACCAGTGCAAACTAAAATTCACGAAACACCCTTGTCTGAGAAGAAACAAGAACAAAGAAACGCAGCAGAGTTTGATGGATTCGTGGACTATGTGTTAGTGAAAAAAAGAGAGCGTAAGCTACATCTATATGCTGAAGATCGGCTGGTTAAGTCTTATAAAATTGCTCTAGGTAAGCAGCCGAAAGGACAAAAAGTAAAGGAAGGAGACTCACGAACTCCTGAGGGTTTATACACTCTGGATTGGCGTAATCCGAACAGTAAATTTTTTCGCTCTATCCATGTTTCATATCCAAATGTTTTGCAGTCAAGGTCAGCAAAAGAAGCTGGAGTTGATCCAGGAGGCGCGATCATGATTCACGGCCAACCAAGTGATTGGTCTGAACGAATTAAATTAACCTTTAGCTATCAGGACTGGACAGAAGGTTGTATCGCTCTCGAGAATCAAGACATGATAGAAGTATGGGATCTCGTGCGAGACGGCACCCCAATAAAAATAGACCCATAG
- a CDS encoding DUF4197 domain-containing protein, translating into MVSYKFKKISLLYFVFLLMIILGFTPIQAGWFDKIKDALNTNGSTPSSSVTDNEIVGALKDALSVGSENVVTQLSAAGGFNSDPNIHIPLPESLQTVQKTMNKFGMGSSLNNLENKLNEAAEIATEKAKPLFLNAIKELTWSDAKTILNGPEDAATQYFKGKMSSPLSAEMKPIVDNSLNEVGAIKTYNNAMGKYKALPLVPDVQADLSQHVLDKGIDGIFYYLAIEEKAIRENPAKRTTDLLKKVFAK; encoded by the coding sequence TTCAAAAAAATATCTTTACTTTATTTTGTATTTTTATTGATGATAATTCTAGGCTTCACACCTATACAAGCCGGGTGGTTTGATAAAATTAAAGACGCCCTAAATACCAATGGAAGTACGCCAAGTTCATCAGTCACTGACAATGAAATTGTGGGCGCATTGAAAGATGCGTTAAGCGTAGGATCAGAAAATGTTGTCACTCAACTTAGTGCCGCTGGTGGATTTAATTCTGACCCAAATATTCATATTCCATTACCAGAGTCATTACAAACTGTCCAAAAAACAATGAACAAGTTTGGCATGGGTAGCTCTTTAAATAATCTTGAAAATAAACTTAACGAGGCTGCAGAAATTGCAACCGAAAAGGCCAAACCACTATTTTTAAATGCTATTAAAGAACTTACTTGGAGTGACGCTAAAACTATTTTAAACGGCCCTGAAGATGCCGCAACTCAATACTTCAAAGGTAAAATGTCTTCTCCTTTATCAGCAGAGATGAAGCCTATTGTTGATAATAGTTTGAATGAAGTCGGCGCAATTAAAACTTACAACAATGCAATGGGTAAGTATAAAGCGTTACCTCTAGTCCCGGATGTACAAGCTGATTTAAGTCAGCATGTATTAGACAAGGGCATAGACGGAATATTTTATTATTTAGCTATAGAAGAAAAGGCTATCAGAGAAAACCCCGCTAAAAGAACGACCGATCTACTTAAAAAAGTTTTCGCCAAGTAG